In the bacterium genome, ATCCAAAAAGTCTCCGATCATGCGACCGCTGATGGCAGAGACGGGGATCGGTTCGCCCAACCCCAGTTTATAGAACTCGCCCAAATCATATTCGCGAAGCTCGTTGTCTATTTTATTCACCGCCAGCAGCACCGGTGTTTTGGCCTTTTGCAGCATGCGCGCGATGTCCAGGTCGATATCCGTGACACCGGTGGTCCCATCGACCACCAACACGACGGCGTCCGCCTCAGCAACGGCAAAATGAACCTGACGCCGA is a window encoding:
- a CDS encoding GTP-binding protein — protein: MKKKRAVVAIIGRPNVGKSTLFNRVIRKREAIVDDQPGVTRDRKYETADWTGVTFDLVDTGGYVSGSDDVFEEAIRRQVHFAVAEADAVVLVVDGTTGVTDIDLDIARMLQKAKTPVLLAVNKIDNELREYDLGEFYKLGLGEPIPVSAISGRMIGDFLD